One part of the Gemmatimonas sp. genome encodes these proteins:
- a CDS encoding acetyl-CoA C-acetyltransferase, with translation MSDMTRQPVIVGAARTPIGRYLGGLASLSAPELGAIAIRAALQRSGVDPAAVQEVIMGHVLQGGTGQAPARQAMLKAGVPSTASALTVNKVCGSGLKAVMLAAQAIKAGDAQVIVAGGQESMSNAPHYVYGMRGGVKIGDQTMVDGMIRDGLWCGTCNVHMGSHAEYTATKAGVSREAQDAFAAASHAKAVAAQQAGKFTAEIVPVEIPGRKGPTVVNADEGPRADTTAESLAKLRPAFPGKGDPNTLSVTAGNASSLNDGAAAVVVTSEAYARAHGLTILARITGYATGAGDPQELFFAPITAVKNLMAKAGTTIGDYDLIEANEAFASQALADGAGLGWDGDRVNVHGGAIALGHPIGASGTRVLVTLLHALIDRNLRTGVATLCLGGGDAVALSVERVS, from the coding sequence ATGTCCGACATGACTCGCCAGCCGGTGATCGTGGGTGCCGCGCGCACACCGATCGGCCGGTATCTCGGAGGCTTGGCCTCCCTTTCCGCGCCGGAACTCGGCGCCATTGCCATCCGTGCCGCCCTGCAGCGCAGTGGCGTGGACCCTGCCGCGGTGCAGGAAGTCATCATGGGGCACGTGCTGCAGGGGGGCACCGGACAGGCCCCGGCACGGCAGGCCATGCTCAAGGCTGGCGTGCCCAGCACGGCGTCGGCACTCACCGTGAACAAGGTGTGCGGTTCCGGGCTCAAGGCGGTGATGCTGGCGGCGCAGGCCATCAAGGCCGGTGATGCGCAGGTCATCGTGGCCGGTGGTCAGGAAAGCATGAGCAACGCGCCGCACTACGTGTACGGCATGCGTGGTGGCGTGAAGATCGGCGACCAGACCATGGTCGACGGCATGATCAGGGACGGGCTCTGGTGCGGGACCTGCAACGTACACATGGGTTCGCATGCGGAATACACGGCCACCAAGGCGGGCGTGTCGCGCGAGGCGCAGGATGCCTTTGCCGCCGCGTCGCACGCCAAGGCCGTGGCGGCGCAGCAGGCCGGCAAGTTCACCGCCGAGATCGTCCCGGTGGAGATTCCCGGCCGCAAGGGCCCCACCGTGGTGAACGCCGACGAAGGGCCGCGCGCCGATACCACGGCCGAGTCTCTCGCAAAGCTGCGCCCCGCCTTCCCGGGGAAGGGCGACCCCAACACCCTGTCGGTGACGGCCGGCAACGCCTCGTCGCTCAACGACGGCGCGGCCGCGGTGGTGGTGACCAGTGAGGCATATGCGCGTGCGCACGGCCTCACCATCCTGGCGCGCATCACGGGCTACGCCACGGGCGCCGGGGACCCGCAGGAGCTGTTCTTCGCGCCCATTACGGCCGTGAAGAACCTCATGGCCAAGGCGGGCACCACCATTGGCGATTACGACCTCATCGAGGCCAACGAAGCCTTCGCCAGCCAGGCGCTGGCAGACGGGGCCGGGCTGGGGTGGGACGGGGATCGCGTGAACGTGCACGGCGGTGCCATTGCGTTGGGGCACCCCATTGGCGCGAGCGGCACGCGCGTACTGGTCACGCTGCTGCACGCGCTCATCGATCGCAACCTGCGCACCGGCGTGGCCACGCTGTGCCTCGGTGGCGGTGATGCGGTGGCCCTTTCGGTGGAACGCGTTTCCTGA
- a CDS encoding TerB family tellurite resistance protein — protein sequence MLDTLRMLIADSLPTVTELDPPIHEADIRVAACALLLEIAHADQRLSRDERAVILRSLTTYFGVDDRGALELIAEAERQWSERVDRSAFTNQLLAEYDQDQRHVLSDLLWDVAGADGWLGDHETLLTTQLSALLGVPARRVEGDRPPAPPLDA from the coding sequence ATGCTTGATACCCTGCGCATGCTCATCGCCGACAGCCTGCCGACTGTCACCGAGTTGGACCCGCCGATACACGAGGCGGACATCCGCGTCGCCGCCTGTGCCCTGCTGCTCGAAATCGCGCACGCCGACCAGCGCCTGTCACGGGACGAACGCGCCGTGATCCTGCGTTCGCTCACCACCTACTTTGGCGTGGACGATCGCGGCGCCCTGGAGCTGATTGCCGAAGCGGAGCGGCAGTGGAGCGAGCGCGTCGATCGCTCGGCGTTCACGAACCAGCTGCTGGCCGAGTACGATCAGGATCAGCGTCATGTGCTCTCCGACCTGCTCTGGGACGTCGCGGGGGCCGATGGCTGGCTGGGAGACCACGAGACGCTGCTCACGACGCAGCTGTCGGCGCTGCTGGGTGTGCCGGCGCGCCGCGTGGAGGGCGACCGCCCCCCCGCCCCCCCACTGGACGCGTGA
- a CDS encoding carboxypeptidase regulatory-like domain-containing protein: MRAIRLLPALLFPAVAGAQVRQPVRRPAPAPKPATAPAPKPATAGPTLQIPLAKITGEVFDSVAVAPLANATVQFVAADNPQNVRSIRTDSVGQFFLDSMRVGSYLVGIIHEQVDRLGLENRIVQVNIAGSGDVSLSLGLPSAASLMKTKCAAAGEGNDRGAFMGMVRTARGTPLEGNARVRVQYLETVIGPSGMSRRFPSRFADAQPTGAFVLCGVPPEASVTTRAYAGPDSSGVVELVVPRNGLLVRDLIIASPQRVAVAPTSAAERPRTLLKGTSRVRGVVRDSVGKPLVGARVSVPGTGAEGVSTGGGAFTFEALPGGSWMVEARAVGFEPRRVAVDFIENAEAVTEISLAGLAPRMDTVKVTADRWSREMAAFEERKKMGGGYFLDDQQLERRNALFAADILRGTPGVTIQPGASAGRDRVTMRGNAGAGTCIPAVFVNGMNTPIPDGVIENVVSTNDIRAVEVYSRTGSTPPEFMSRNGCGSIVIWTGQRRRPNDR; this comes from the coding sequence ATGCGTGCGATCCGACTGCTCCCTGCCCTTCTCTTTCCGGCGGTGGCCGGAGCTCAGGTCCGTCAGCCTGTACGGCGACCCGCTCCGGCACCCAAGCCCGCCACGGCTCCGGCACCCAAGCCCGCCACCGCGGGCCCGACGCTGCAGATCCCTCTGGCGAAGATCACCGGCGAGGTGTTCGACAGTGTGGCGGTGGCGCCGCTCGCCAACGCCACCGTGCAGTTCGTGGCGGCGGACAATCCGCAGAATGTCCGCAGCATCCGCACCGACTCGGTGGGGCAATTCTTTCTCGACTCGATGCGCGTGGGGTCGTATCTCGTGGGGATCATCCACGAGCAGGTCGACCGGCTCGGGCTTGAGAACCGCATTGTGCAGGTGAACATCGCCGGCAGCGGCGATGTGTCGCTGTCGCTGGGGCTTCCGTCGGCGGCCAGCCTGATGAAGACCAAGTGTGCCGCGGCCGGCGAGGGGAACGACCGCGGCGCGTTCATGGGGATGGTCCGTACCGCCCGCGGCACGCCGCTCGAAGGCAACGCGCGGGTCCGGGTGCAGTACCTCGAAACGGTGATCGGGCCGAGCGGCATGTCGCGCCGCTTCCCGTCGCGGTTTGCCGACGCGCAGCCCACGGGGGCGTTCGTGCTCTGCGGGGTGCCCCCCGAGGCCAGCGTGACCACGCGCGCTTATGCCGGTCCCGACTCGAGCGGGGTGGTGGAGCTGGTGGTGCCGCGCAATGGCTTGCTGGTCCGCGATCTCATCATTGCCAGTCCGCAGCGCGTGGCTGTGGCTCCCACGTCCGCGGCCGAGCGGCCACGTACCCTGCTCAAGGGCACCAGCCGCGTGCGGGGCGTGGTGCGTGACAGCGTTGGCAAGCCGCTGGTGGGCGCGCGGGTGTCGGTCCCGGGCACGGGCGCCGAAGGCGTCTCAACGGGCGGCGGCGCCTTCACCTTCGAAGCGCTCCCCGGGGGCTCGTGGATGGTGGAAGCCCGCGCGGTGGGCTTCGAGCCGAGGCGCGTGGCCGTGGATTTCATCGAGAATGCCGAGGCCGTGACCGAAATCAGCCTCGCGGGGCTCGCGCCGCGCATGGATACGGTGAAGGTCACCGCCGATCGCTGGAGCCGGGAGATGGCCGCGTTCGAGGAGCGCAAGAAGATGGGGGGCGGCTACTTCCTCGACGATCAGCAGCTCGAACGACGCAACGCGCTCTTCGCGGCCGACATCCTGCGCGGCACCCCCGGCGTCACGATCCAACCCGGGGCGAGCGCCGGTCGCGACCGCGTCACGATGCGTGGCAACGCCGGGGCGGGCACCTGCATCCCGGCGGTGTTCGTGAACGGCATGAATACGCCCATTCCCGACGGTGTGATCGAGAACGTGGTGTCGACCAACGACATTCGCGCCGTGGAAGTGTACAGCCGCACGGGCTCGACTCCTCCCGAGTTCATGAGCCGCAACGGCTGCGGCAGCATCGTCATCTGGACCGGGCAGCGGCGCCGACCGAACGACCGGTAA
- a CDS encoding diguanylate cyclase, protein MTPEALLDLFLLSPVGLVDVDEHGRVEVANLAARRLLTPFTSSGSLDDLFNTLADVAPDLPARVRGFDGPRGIIVENLELLAPGQHSGVFLTLVKVSTGRIVAVTTDASSLASARGLVSRLEQRLNAVQGAVREYAIYTLDAEGKVDSWSSAAERVHLFGSGAIIGQSMSALLPPDRGGAGYVAETLALAARNGWCEEEGHRQREDGTTFWATTVVTALRDTSGAAVGYSVVSHDVSERRRLEERLRDDTSSTTDYLTGVSARRAFFDVAQSEVARARRYGQPLTLLLVDPDRFRDLADQHGEAFGNEWLRAIAWVCRQESRTTDVVGRIGGEAFGVLLPSTELSGGLVLAERIRERMARHVFSGEFTAVRTTLSVGVAEVTEGITGVDALLATAGTAVGRARQAGMNLVVGYDD, encoded by the coding sequence GTGACCCCGGAGGCGCTGCTCGATCTCTTCCTGCTGTCGCCGGTCGGTCTCGTCGATGTCGATGAACACGGCCGGGTCGAAGTCGCCAATCTCGCGGCGCGGCGCCTCCTCACGCCTTTCACCAGTTCCGGGTCGCTCGACGACCTGTTCAACACCCTCGCCGACGTCGCGCCCGACCTGCCGGCACGGGTGCGCGGCTTCGACGGGCCGCGCGGCATCATCGTGGAGAACCTTGAACTGCTGGCGCCCGGCCAGCACAGCGGCGTGTTCCTCACGCTCGTCAAGGTGTCCACGGGACGCATCGTGGCCGTGACCACCGACGCGTCGTCGCTGGCCTCGGCGCGCGGCCTGGTGTCGCGTCTTGAACAGCGACTCAATGCGGTGCAGGGCGCCGTGCGGGAGTACGCCATCTACACGCTCGACGCCGAGGGCAAGGTGGACAGCTGGAGCAGTGCCGCCGAGCGCGTGCACCTGTTCGGCAGCGGGGCCATCATCGGGCAAAGCATGTCGGCGCTGTTGCCGCCCGACCGCGGCGGGGCTGGCTATGTGGCCGAGACCCTCGCCCTCGCTGCCCGCAACGGCTGGTGTGAGGAAGAGGGCCACCGGCAGCGTGAGGACGGCACGACCTTCTGGGCGACCACGGTGGTGACCGCACTGCGCGACACGTCGGGCGCGGCGGTGGGGTACTCGGTGGTGTCCCACGATGTATCGGAGCGCCGCCGGCTCGAGGAACGGCTGCGTGACGATACCTCCAGCACCACCGATTACCTCACCGGGGTCTCGGCCCGGCGCGCGTTCTTCGATGTGGCGCAGAGCGAAGTGGCCCGTGCCCGTCGGTACGGCCAGCCGCTCACGCTGCTGCTCGTCGACCCCGACCGCTTCCGCGACCTGGCCGATCAGCACGGGGAGGCCTTCGGCAATGAATGGCTGCGCGCCATCGCGTGGGTGTGCCGCCAGGAGTCGCGCACGACCGACGTGGTGGGACGTATTGGCGGCGAAGCCTTCGGCGTGTTGCTCCCCAGTACCGAACTCTCAGGCGGCCTCGTGCTGGCCGAGCGCATTCGCGAGCGCATGGCGCGCCACGTGTTCTCCGGTGAATTCACTGCCGTGCGTACCACTCTCTCAGTGGGCGTGGCCGAAGTCACCGAAGGGATCACCGGCGTGGATGCGCTGCTGGCCACGGCCGGCACGGCGGTCGGGCGTGCCCGGCAGGCGGGGATGAACCTGGTGGTCGGGTACGACGACTGA
- the thrS gene encoding threonine--tRNA ligase, with the protein MLTLPDGNTREVAPGTLARDVVGSIGARLLQAALAVAVDGDVQDLMTPLRRSGRFVVITDKDPRALGVLRHSGAHILATAVRRLRPDAKIGFGPAIDDGFYYDFEVESPFTPEDLAAFEAEMRKVVAEKYPFVRAEVSVDEAKQLFADDPLKLERLADFDGTDEIISTYTDGPFIDLCRGPHVPDTSHLKHFKLLHTAGAYWRGDVKRQMLQRIYATAFFKKDELETHLHNLEEAKKRDHRVLGKALGLFQLFPQAPGAAFWTPKGTTLYNTLEGFVRERQQEAFQEIKTPLLYNKKLWEQSGHWGKYKENMFLVLDNETGEHDMSLKPMNCPSHHVLFASHKHSYRELPVRYVTFDVLHRNELSGALSGLTRVRQFSQDDCHVYLREDQIESEVKFLMDFILSYYDTFGLKATLKFATRPEQRIGSDELWDRAEAALRAALDGTGRPYEMKEGDGAFYGPKIDFDVTDSIGRAWQLGTIQLDYNAPERFDLSYTGEDNAPHRPVVIHRAVSGSFERFIAILIEHFGGAFPLWLAPEQVRVIPIAIDYNDHAQQLVARMKALGIRATLDARNETLNYRVREGEVEKVPYMCVIGRREAEEHTVALRARGAGKKQEILSQEAFVERVLEEIRTRALATAAAPATDAGASGEALA; encoded by the coding sequence GTGCTCACGCTCCCCGATGGCAACACGCGCGAAGTCGCGCCGGGGACCCTCGCCCGCGATGTGGTCGGCTCCATTGGCGCACGCCTGCTGCAGGCGGCGCTGGCCGTGGCCGTCGACGGCGACGTCCAGGATCTCATGACCCCGCTGCGCCGCTCGGGCCGATTCGTGGTCATTACCGACAAGGATCCGCGGGCACTGGGCGTGCTGCGGCACTCGGGCGCGCACATCCTGGCCACCGCCGTGCGCCGCCTGCGCCCCGACGCGAAGATCGGCTTCGGCCCCGCCATCGACGACGGCTTCTACTACGACTTCGAGGTGGAGTCACCGTTCACCCCCGAGGATCTGGCCGCCTTCGAAGCCGAGATGCGCAAGGTGGTGGCCGAGAAGTACCCGTTCGTGCGCGCCGAAGTCTCGGTGGACGAAGCGAAGCAGCTCTTTGCCGACGACCCGCTCAAGCTCGAGCGACTGGCCGACTTCGACGGCACCGACGAGATCATCAGCACGTACACCGACGGGCCGTTCATCGACCTGTGCCGCGGCCCCCACGTGCCCGACACGTCGCACCTCAAGCACTTCAAGCTGCTGCACACCGCCGGTGCCTATTGGCGCGGCGACGTGAAGCGGCAAATGCTGCAGCGCATCTACGCCACCGCCTTCTTCAAGAAGGACGAACTCGAGACGCACCTGCACAATCTCGAGGAGGCGAAGAAGCGCGATCACCGCGTGCTGGGCAAGGCGCTCGGTCTGTTCCAGCTGTTCCCGCAGGCCCCAGGTGCCGCGTTCTGGACCCCCAAGGGCACCACGCTCTACAACACGCTCGAAGGGTTCGTGCGCGAGCGGCAGCAGGAGGCGTTCCAGGAAATCAAGACGCCGCTGCTGTACAACAAGAAGCTGTGGGAGCAGTCGGGACACTGGGGCAAGTACAAGGAGAACATGTTCCTCGTGCTCGACAACGAGACGGGGGAGCACGACATGTCGCTCAAGCCCATGAACTGCCCGTCGCATCACGTGCTGTTCGCGTCGCACAAGCACAGCTACCGCGAGTTGCCGGTGCGCTACGTGACCTTCGACGTGCTGCACCGCAACGAGCTGTCGGGGGCGCTCTCCGGCCTCACGCGGGTGCGGCAGTTCTCGCAGGACGACTGCCACGTGTACCTGCGCGAAGATCAGATCGAGAGCGAGGTGAAGTTCCTCATGGACTTCATCCTGTCGTACTACGATACCTTCGGACTCAAGGCCACGCTCAAGTTCGCGACGCGTCCCGAGCAGCGCATCGGCAGCGACGAGCTGTGGGATCGCGCTGAAGCGGCGCTGCGGGCGGCGCTCGATGGCACGGGGCGGCCGTACGAGATGAAAGAGGGCGACGGCGCCTTCTATGGCCCCAAGATCGACTTCGACGTGACCGACAGCATCGGGCGCGCGTGGCAGCTGGGCACCATCCAGCTCGACTACAACGCCCCGGAGCGGTTCGACCTCAGCTACACCGGCGAGGACAATGCACCGCACCGCCCGGTCGTCATCCACCGCGCGGTGAGCGGGTCGTTCGAACGGTTCATTGCCATCCTCATCGAGCACTTCGGCGGCGCGTTCCCGCTCTGGCTCGCGCCCGAGCAGGTGCGCGTGATTCCCATCGCGATCGACTACAACGACCACGCGCAGCAGCTGGTGGCACGCATGAAGGCGCTCGGCATTCGCGCCACGCTCGACGCCCGCAACGAAACGCTCAACTACCGCGTGCGCGAGGGCGAGGTGGAGAAGGTGCCGTACATGTGCGTCATCGGGCGCCGTGAGGCGGAGGAGCACACGGTGGCGCTGCGGGCCCGCGGCGCCGGCAAGAAACAGGAGATCCTGTCGCAGGAGGCCTTCGTCGAACGGGTGCTCGAGGAGATCCGCACCCGCGCCCTCGCGACAGCCGCCGCTCCGGCCACCGATGCCGGCGCGAGTGGGGAGGCCCTGGCGTGA
- a CDS encoding BON domain-containing protein — MGRARRGPSNSRTGTLLLVALGAVAGLAIGMALADRAGGVSGLLRRTNRRRDRDAERARDAEWEAGWDGLDAPPDDDPLEADDTPHEAAAPTAAPTRPSAEELEQRVLEVFRNDPLLATRNVDIGADHHGRVELTGWVEERREVEYALTLVRGVPEVTGVVSNLMIRRRAAG; from the coding sequence ATGGGACGCGCACGACGAGGACCAAGCAACTCACGGACCGGGACGTTGCTGCTGGTGGCGCTGGGCGCCGTGGCCGGGCTGGCCATTGGCATGGCCCTAGCTGACCGAGCAGGCGGCGTGAGCGGCCTGCTGCGTCGCACCAACCGGCGGCGTGATCGCGATGCCGAGAGGGCGCGGGACGCCGAATGGGAAGCGGGATGGGACGGCCTCGACGCGCCCCCCGACGACGATCCGCTCGAAGCCGACGACACCCCTCACGAGGCGGCGGCGCCAACCGCGGCCCCGACCCGGCCGTCGGCCGAGGAGCTGGAACAGCGGGTGCTCGAGGTATTCCGCAACGACCCTCTGCTGGCGACCCGCAACGTGGACATCGGCGCCGACCATCATGGCCGCGTGGAACTCACCGGATGGGTGGAGGAGCGCCGCGAGGTGGAGTACGCCCTCACGCTGGTGCGGGGCGTGCCCGAGGTGACCGGCGTGGTGAGCAACCTCATGATCCGGCGGCGCGCCGCCGGCTGA